A genomic region of Metopolophium dirhodum isolate CAU chromosome 1, ASM1992520v1, whole genome shotgun sequence contains the following coding sequences:
- the LOC132936368 gene encoding PAX-interacting protein 1-like, whose translation MAASTDAGEGLFSCTICYEPSGTYSTSTLCGHIFHDACITRWLKNPISPNLCPNCRCPSYEHELVKLHPSGNERFTVKTKEELDSFKKLLNLRLILNKIYKIKVEELTSKLNTSEESLKKSCIAVDNVINDLFSYQLNGKKDIPHLYTKSADYKFNEEQNKRILLQKEVYLYQARHSAELNQLKSEIEKLKSKKAGIQSIYHDYKQQSTSSQNAGSKFVLPRQIQSPKLQPSPYGFLSNCHFWVVDELRKVAGATNHLYFDEHRVMEHGGTVAYHYTNMVTHIIGNSQNNLEVLKGLNERKKCVTDYWLSDVIGEGKLLKPWLAHHFPIPYSEDKLPYEHKQIAIVNFQLNEYHKIKAMVEVTGATVINKISRNTFIVVTLKSEGEMIKKAVSLKIPVVNVRWITDILLGENIGLQHFKRKKYQQFDLPNPYQINYTKVSHLLAAWKKRPKVIKLNSPSKRINKSTMTNIKMKTCVIQEFLPSGVNNGDGHNITSTTSILAIPMATEPSMSSGQATRQAKKAKKVNKLK comes from the exons ATGGCGGCATCGACAGACGCAGGAG aggGATTGTTCTCTTGCACAATTTGCTATGAACCTTCAGGAACTTATTCTACATCTACACTATGTGGACACATATTCCACGATGCTTGTATTACGCGATGGttgaaaaa ccCAATCTCCCCAAATTTATGTCCAAATTGTAGATGCCCTTCATATGAACACGAATTGGTCAAACTTCATCCATCGGGCAATGAGAGGTTTACAGTTAAAACCAAAGAAGAACTGGACtcgtttaa GAAGCTATTAAATCTTCGTTTGATACTCAATAAAATCTACAAGATAAAAGTGGAAGAACTTACATCTAAACTGAATACCTCGGaggaaagtttaaaaaaaagctgTATTGCTGTTGATAATGTAATTAATGACTTATTTTCATATCAGCTTAATGGAAAGAAAGA TATACCACATCTTTATACAAAATCAGCAGATTATAAGTTTAATGAAGAGCAAAATAAGAGGATTTTGTTGCAAAAAGAGGTATACTTGTACCAGGCAAGGCATTCGGCTGAGCtcaa ccAATTAAAGTCTGAAATAgaaaagttaaaatcaaaaaaagcgGGTATTCAAAGTATATATCATGATTATAAACAACAAAGTACATCATCACag AATGCTGGAAGCAAATTTGTACTTCCGCGTCAAATACAGTCTCCTAAGTTACAGc CATCCCCTTATGGTTTCCTATCAAACTGTCATTTTTGGGTTGTTGATGAACTTAGAAAAGTAGCAGGAGCAACCAATCACTTATATTTTGATGAACATCGTGTTATGGAGCATGGTGGAACCGttgcatatcattatacaaataTGGTTACACATATTATTGGTAACTCCCAAAACAATTTAGAAGttcttaaa ggTTTAAATGAACGTAAAAAATGCGTTACTGATTATTGGCTCAGTGACGTCATTGGTGAAGGAAAATTGTTGAAACCTTGGTTAGCTCACCATTTTCCAATACCATacag TGAAGATAAATTACCATATGAACATAAACAAATAGctattgtcaattttcaattaaatgaatatcataaaattaaagcTATGGTTGAAGTTACTGGGGCTACAGTAATCAATAAAATTTCCCGCAATACTTTTATTGTAGTTACTCTAAA ATCAGAAggtgaaatgataaaaaaagcTGTATCTTTAAAAATACCAGTGGTCAATGTTCGATGGATCACTGATATACTTCTTGGTGAAAACATTGGTTTACAACACTTTAAGCGaaaaaaataccaacaatttGATTTGCCCAATCCATATCAAATTAACTACACCAAAGTATCACATCTATTGG cggCTTGGAAAAAGCGTCccaaagttattaaattaaattcaccaTCTAAAAGAATTAATAAGTCTACtatgacaaatataaaaatgaaaacatgtgTTATACAAGAATTTTTACCATCGGGTGTTAATAACGGCGATGGCCATAATATCACTAGTACCACTTCTATTTTAGCTATACCGATGGCAACTGAACCAAGTATGTCTTCTGGACAAGCAACTAGACAagcaaaaaaagcaaaaaag gtGAATAAACTCAAATAA
- the LOC132936129 gene encoding vacuolar protein sorting-associated protein 26C, which produces MAVNLDIQLKRSNKVYREGDTIAGVVAIDTPTDVKHEGVFMTIEGTVDLQISTQNVGAFDAFYNSVKPVQLMMCSLEIARAGRFPSGITEIPFEAPVTPLLNKVLYESYHGVFINVQYLLKAVIKRNFLNKDIHKTLEFVVENNPCLNMLSSKVDKFVINQNTLANVNDSSNIPKFHIVGSIDSVICSIMQPFTGEMKIEHSDIPIKSIDVQLVRVETCGCAEGFSKDATEIQNIQVAEGNVSTGISIPIYMIFPRLFSCSTTKTTNFKIEFEVNVSVIFVDDHLVTENFPITLFR; this is translated from the exons ATGGCCGTAAACTTGGACATACAACTGAAGCGGTCGAACAAGGTGTATCGCGAAGGC GACACGATCGCCGGGGTGGTGGCCATCGACACGCCGACGGACGTCAAACACGAAGGCGTCTTCATGACCATCGAAGGCACGGTCGACTTACAGATCAGCACGCAGAACGTAGGCGCTTTTGATGCTTTCTACAATTCTGTCAAG CCGGTGCAGTTGATGATGTGCTCGTTAGAAATAGCCCGCGCCGGCCGCTTTCCGAGTGGTATCACCGAAATACCGTTTGAAGCGCCAGTCACGCCACTCCTGAACAAAGTGCTGTACGAGTCTTATCATGGTGTGTTCATTAATGTCCAGTACCTGCTAAAGGCCGTCATCAAGAGGAATTTCCTGAACAAGGACATTCACAAAACGCTAGAGTTTGTCGTCgaaaataat CCATGCTTAAATATGCTGTCGTCTAAAGTGGACAAATTTGTGATAAATCAAAATACTTTGGCAAATGTAAATGATAGTTCCAACATACCAAAGTTTCATATTGTTGGTTCGATCGATTCGGTTATCTGTTCAATTATGCAGCCATTTACTGGAGAA ATGAAAATTGAACATTCTGATATCCCCATTAAATCAATAGATGTACAATTGGTGCGCGTTGAGACCTGTGGTTGTGCAGAAGGTTTTTCAAAAGATG ccactgaaattcaaaatattcaagttGCTGAAGGAAATGTATCAACGGGTATCTCAATTCCAATTTACATGATATTTCCAAGGTTATTTTCTTGTTCCACCACGaaaacaacaaattttaaaatag agttTGAAGTCAAtgtttctgttatttttgtagACGATCACTTGGTGACTGAAAATTTTCCAATCACTCTCTTTCGATGA